The genomic stretch GCGTTGAGCAGGCTGGACTTTCCCGCGTTGACCCGTCCGGCGAGCACGACCATGACCCCCTCGCGCCAGGCCCGCGCCCGTTCCATGCCCGCGAGCAGGCCGCGCACGCCGCTGCGGACTCCGTCCAGCACGGCGAGCAGTTCGTCCGGAGGCAGGCATTCGACGTCCTCTTCCGGGAAGTCCACGGCCAGGCAGATCTGCGCGCGGAGTCCCTCGAGCTTTTGCCGCAGGCTTTCCACGCGGGCACCCAGCCCTCCGGCCAGCTTGGCCTGGGCCAGGTGCAGGGCGGCCTTGCCCGGAGCGGCGATGAGTTCGGCCACTGCCTCGGCCTGGGTCAGGTCCATGCGTCCGTTCAGAAACGCGCGCAGGGTGAACTCTCCCCGTCCGGCCATGCGGGCGCCCAGGGCCAGGATTTCGTCCAGCAGGGCCGCAGGCGCGGCGTCTCCCCCGTGGCAGTGGATCTCCAGGACGTCTTCTCCGGTGTAGGAGCGCGGGCCGGGCATGAATGCGGCCAGAACCTCGTCGAGCACGCGGGCGTCGCGCGCGACGGCCTTGCCGAAATGCAGGGTGCGCGGCGCGAAATCGCGGAAGGCGGGATCGCTCGAACGGAACAGGGCGCGGCCTATCTCAAGGGCTTTCGGCCCGCTGATCCGCAACACGGCCACACCGCCCGCGCCCGGCGGGGTGGCGATGGCGGCGATGGTTTCCCCGGTCGGGCGGGGAAGAGCTGGCTGTTCGATCATGGGCATGTTCGCGGCCTCTTGGATTGCGGCATGATAGCCGCGCGCAGGTGCAAAGAAAAGGGCGGAAGACGCAATCGCCTTCCGCCCGGAATGTTCACATGTTTGCCGTAGGTTTCGCCGGGAGTCGAAGTCCGCTCCCGCTTCGGCTAACGGCTGCGCTTCTTGGGCACGATGAGCACCCGCTTGAGCGGGCCTTCGCCCTTGGAGCGGGTCAGCACGCCCGGCATCTCCTGCACGGTCAGGTGCACCACGCGGCGGTGGTAGGAGCTGAGGGGCTTCGTGCTCTGGGTGCGGCGCGAGCTGATGGCCTTCTCGGCGAGTCGGCGCGCCTGCTGGCGCAGCTTGTCGTCCTGGCGTTCGCGGTAGTCGCCCGTGTCCAGCTGCACCCGGACCGAAGTCTCCATGCGGCGGGAAACGATGCGGTTCGCAAGGTATTGCAGCGCGGAAAGGGTCTGGCCCTCGCGTCCGATGATCAGGCCGGAATGCTCTTCGTCGTCGATGAGCACATGCACCCGGTCGGACTCGATGTTCAGGGTGAAGTTCGGTTCGGGGGTGAGGTTCTTGAGCAGGGCGTGGGCCGTTTCCGAAACCACTTCCCGGAGCTTGTCCTGGTCCAGTCCCTCCAGGGAAGGACCACGGGAAGGGCCGGTGTCTTCGGAGGCGACGTTGCCGTTCGGCTCGTCCATGTCGTCCATGTCGTCCACGCCGTCGAAGTCGTCCGCGTCGTCCGGCGGGAAGTCGGGCACTTCGTCCCGGTCCGCGGGAATCGGGGCCGGATTGGCCTCGTGCACGGGTCTGCGGGGCGGGCGCTTGGGCGATTCCTCGCCGGAGGCGTCCGGGGTCGCCGGGGAGGAGGCCTCCTTGGGGGCTTCCTGCCGGGGCTTCTCCTGCCGGGGGCGGCGCTGCCGCTTGCGTTCCTGGCTTTCCGAGCCGTTCTGTCCCGCTTCGGGCGGGCATTCCGGGTCGGCCGCTTCCTGCGGGGCCGCATCCTGAGACGCGCCGTCGCGTTGGGACTTGCCGCGCGACCTGCGTCCCCGGCGCGAGCGGGAGTTGCGCGATCCGGATTTCGGCTGTTCTTCGTCCGCTGCCTCGGCCTGGGCCTGGGGCGCTTCTTCCTGTTCCCTGGCCGGGGCAGCCTCGGCGCGGCTCTCCGCGGGTTCGCTTTCCGGACGGGAATGCTGTTTGGTTTCTTGGGCGGCTTCTTCCGCGAGCACGGATTTAACTCCGCGCCGGGGCCGTGCCTTGA from Paucidesulfovibrio longus DSM 6739 encodes the following:
- the mnmE gene encoding tRNA uridine-5-carboxymethylaminomethyl(34) synthesis GTPase MnmE, which codes for MIEQPALPRPTGETIAAIATPPGAGGVAVLRISGPKALEIGRALFRSSDPAFRDFAPRTLHFGKAVARDARVLDEVLAAFMPGPRSYTGEDVLEIHCHGGDAAPAALLDEILALGARMAGRGEFTLRAFLNGRMDLTQAEAVAELIAAPGKAALHLAQAKLAGGLGARVESLRQKLEGLRAQICLAVDFPEEDVECLPPDELLAVLDGVRSGVRGLLAGMERARAWREGVMVVLAGRVNAGKSSLLNALLGRERAIVTDRPGTTRDYIEEHLLLDGLRVRIIDTAGLRDESGVDEVEAAGMEISRDLAGRADLVVFVLDGSRTLDPSELETVSRLAPERTLAVLNKADRPAAPSDPLPLLREKGLETLRVSARTGAGLEEMAARIRSRCLAGAAEPDPDEAVPNARQAALLREADAELAGMRQDAEQGLPYDLLGVRLETACAALAGLTGEIAPQDVLNSIFDNFCIGK
- a CDS encoding protein jag; the encoded protein is MSDFKEFQGKNLDEAIQAACDYYEVARAKLEIEILSGGSTGIFGLVGVRKASVKARPRRGVKSVLAEEAAQETKQHSRPESEPAESRAEAAPAREQEEAPQAQAEAADEEQPKSGSRNSRSRRGRRSRGKSQRDGASQDAAPQEAADPECPPEAGQNGSESQERKRQRRPRQEKPRQEAPKEASSPATPDASGEESPKRPPRRPVHEANPAPIPADRDEVPDFPPDDADDFDGVDDMDDMDEPNGNVASEDTGPSRGPSLEGLDQDKLREVVSETAHALLKNLTPEPNFTLNIESDRVHVLIDDEEHSGLIIGREGQTLSALQYLANRIVSRRMETSVRVQLDTGDYRERQDDKLRQQARRLAEKAISSRRTQSTKPLSSYHRRVVHLTVQEMPGVLTRSKGEGPLKRVLIVPKKRSR